A genomic region of Haliotis asinina isolate JCU_RB_2024 chromosome 1, JCU_Hal_asi_v2, whole genome shotgun sequence contains the following coding sequences:
- the LOC137292843 gene encoding platelet-activating factor acetylhydrolase IB subunit alpha1-like isoform X2, with amino-acid sequence MNPAAEAQVVEDVHGDGRWMSLHKRFLLEAKEREPEVVFIGDSLIAQLQHMPIWQQMFEPLHCLNFGIGADQTQHVLWRVQNGELDNMEPKVVVLLVGTNNHSHSREQIVGGILEIVSAIQAKQPQAQVVVMVYKVKVDLRASVV; translated from the exons ATGAATCCCGCGGCGGAAGCTCAAGTTGTGGAGGATGTACACGGAGACGGACGCTGGATGAGCTTG CACAAGCGGTTCCTGCTTGAGGCCAAAGAGAGAGAGCCAGAGGTTGTGTTCATCGGAGACTCTCTGATCGCCCAACTGCAACATATGCCG ATTTGGCAGCAGATGTTTGAGCCTCTCCACTGTCTCAACTTTGGTATTGGTGCCGACCAAACTCAGCACGTGTTGTGGCGTGTCCAAAATGGAGAACTGGACAACATGGAGCCCAAG GTGGTAGTGTTGCTGGTTGGTACCAACAACCACAGCCACAGTAGAGAGCAGATAGTTGGTGGAATCCTAGAGATTGTGTCTGCCATACAGGCCAAGCAGCCACAGGCCCAAGTCGTTGTTATG GTATACAAGGTGAAGGTGGATCTAAGGGCAag TGTCGTCTGA
- the LOC137292586 gene encoding uncharacterized protein isoform X1: MDTSPLKPEHSEAASTLMDVSQQCETSVFHNQSQAGAAGIFMSINHHSDMTSTHRGGASMLLDIDQHSVDVPSDAAVVLMAVDGSQDPQHTFISSDDNSNLNTITPSDNTSLHTITLSDNTSLHPITPSDNTSLHTIAPSDNTSLHTITPSDNASLHTITPTDIKTEASTESYGLRESAVSSITPSDKQQFQVMSTDGQYHTITLAGAEEVLADSGNVQMTVQIDTPGRETETVTVSGLTDGYNLESLAQIAEIVVNSSDGSANLISIPEDNATIQNVRLINEQYIAMKNNGDSKPVCVPTEAGERNHVTDDQTHESQNPVLLDQTHGSQNLVSLAQIAELVINQGCLETNDGLNPNIHQLQIGSDANNQPYVLSGLDSNISSVQTVTSSPRKITQMRVPTRKNTTEYIAVPLKKPLPGSSPAGASNYTTTILPDSRNPPQKLPPERNIYSKIKAENGECYMVVLPDSDTLNPTQLRDLLTSYSASHTKSAIGDRSESTEMAIKVEPSEKPMMYSAGSQTSNRKYSKLWPAAIKSSNVVVTEAARRSRQGESVEHRVSGGDKPSKETSGTATDSVVEIVKQKNISDGDLFNNTVKVKIEKRDERADVAVAEDQEGIMIDSIDNCGHEVATVNRRSSSEPCPETRTVTVQTDITSECYINVTPEELSINRRKPRVHTGRKRIYLDDPRPSTDSAQGVQTLVSPFLKRKKLLDLENAFYICGTCESKFSTADELKAHNKEHKLKNVFCPACKRKCSSVKILADHVISHTRCKTFKCSVCTTKTVFRSAEAFKAHVSEHLSVQHFRCGSCGQKFPHVANLRVHMRVHTGEKPFVCDKCPMAFSQKAPLEAHVSSFHNKEKPFYCGECSVQFARKADLKIHMRIHTGERPFECELCGKRFTSNSGLTSHKKTHFRSRYHKCSDCEKSFDTPTRLKRHVALWHSGDRVLKCRICNKEIGNKSELRSHMQLHSSEPFPCVRCGYGTDKKDLLANHIQENHPELVSKMPELFDSTAQFDQEGKTVDSK, encoded by the coding sequence ATGGACACAAGTCCCCTGAAGCCTGAGCACTCTGAAGCAGCGTCCACCTTAATGGATGTATCCCAGCAGTGTGAGACCTCTGTCTTCCACAACCAATCACAGGCAGGAGCAGCAGGCATTTTTATGAGTATAAATCATCACAGCGACATGACCAGCACTCATCGTGGCGGGGCATCAATGCTGCTAGACATCGACCAGCACAGTGTAGATGTTCCATCTGATGCAGCTGTAGTGCTGATGGCAGTGGATGGAAGTCAGGACCCCCAGCATACTTTCATCTCTTCAGATGACAACTCCAACCTGAACACCATCACCCCATCTGACAACACCAGCCTGCATACCATAACATTGTCAGACAATACAAGCCTGCACCCCATCACTCCATCTGACAACACCAGCTTGCACACCATTGCCCCTTCTGACAACACCAGCCTGCATACCATCACCCCATCTGACAATGCAAGCCTGCACACCATCACTCCAACTGACATCAAAACTGAGGCCAGTACAGAGAGCTACGGCCTGAGGGAGAGTGCAGTGTCCAGCATCACCCCGAGTGACAAGCAGCAGTTCCAGGTGATGTCCACAGATGGTCAGTATCATACAATCACCCTTGCTGGAGCTGAGGAGGTACTGGCGGACTCTGGAAATGTCCAAATGACGGTCCAGATTGACACACCGGGAAGAGAAACGGAAACTGTGACAGTGTCAGGACTCACTGATGGATATAATCTTGAGTCTCTGGCACAGATTGCAGAAATTGTTGTTAACAGTAGCGACGGCAGTGCTAATCTTATCAGCATCCCGGAAGACAATGCAACCATCCAGAATGTCCGTCTCATCAATGAGCAGTACATTGCTATGAAGAACAATGGAGATAGCAAGCCAGTTTGTGTTCCAACAGAAGCTGGTGAGAGAAACCATGTGACGGATGATCAGACCCATGAATCTCAGAATCCTGTATTGCTTGATCAGACTCATGGATCACAGAACCTCGTGTCACTAGCACAGATCGCGGAGTTGGTAATAAACCAGGGATGTCTGGAGACGAATGATGGTCTTAATCCCAACATCCATCAGTTGCAGATTGGCTCAGATGCCAACAACCAGCCTTATGTCTTATCAGGCCTTGATTCCAACATCAGTAGCGTGCAGACAGTCACATCCTCCCCTAGAAAAATCACACAGATGCGAGTGCCAACTAGAAAAAACACCACGGAATATATTGCGGTTCCACTGAAGAAGCCATTACCAGGTTCATCTCCAGCTGGTGCCAGCAACTACACTACAACCATCCTCCCGGATAGTCGCAACCCTCCACAGAAACTTCCTCCAGAGAGGAACATCTACAGCAAAATCAAGGCTGAGAATGGAGAATGTTACATGGTGGTGCTTCCTGACTCCGACACCCTCAATCCAACTCAGCTGCGTGATCTCCTCACCAGCTACTCAGCCAGTCACACAAAGTCTGCCATAGGAGATCGTTCAGAATCTACCGAGATGGCTATCAAGGTGGAACCGTCAGAGAAACCGATGATGTATTCTGCAGGATCCCAGACATCCAACCGTAAATATTCAAAACTTTGGCCAGCTGCCATCAAATCATCAAATGTGGTTGTCACAGAAGCAGCAAGGCGCTCCCGTCAAGGAGAGAGTGTGGAACATCGAGTGTCTGGCGGAGATAAACCTAGCAAGGAAACATCAGGAACAGCAACCGATTCTGTGGTTGAGATTGTGAAGCAGAAGAACATTTCTGATGGCGACTTGTTTAATAACACCGTGAAGGTGAAGATCGAGAAGCGAGATGAGCGTGCAGATGTTGCTGTTGCGGAAGACCAAGAAGGCATTATGATCGACAGTATTGATAACTGTGGACATGAAGTGGCCACTGTGAACAGGCGGTCTTCCAGTGAACCTTGCCCTGAGACCAGGACTGTCACGGTTCAGACTGACATCACTTCTGAATGCTATATCAATGTGACACCCGAAGAACTCAGTATCAACAGAAGGAAGCCAAGGGTGCATACTGGCAGAAAACGCATATATCTCGATGACCCCAGACCTTCCACAGACTCAGCACAAGGTGTGCAAACTCTGGTATCTCCATTTTTGAAAAGGAAAAAGTTGCTTGATCTGGAAAATGCATTTTATATCTGTGGTACATGTGAGTCAAAGTTCTCAACGGCTGATGAACTCAAGGCTCACAACAAGGAGCACAAGTTAAAGAATGTGTTCTGTCCAGCATGCAAGAGGAAATGTTCCAGTGTGAAGATTCTAGCAGACCATGTGATTTCTCATACTCGCTGTAAGACTTTCAAGTGTAGTGTTTGTACCACAAAGACTGTATTCAGGTCAGCAGAGGCTTTCAAAGCCCATGTCAGTGAACATCTCAGTGTGCAGCACTTCCGATGCGGATCCTGTGGTCAGAAGTTCCCCCATGTTGCCAATCTCCGAGTCCATATGAGAGTACACACTGGTGAAAAACCATTTGTTTGTGATAAATGTCCCATGGCATTTTCCCAAAAGGCACCGCTTGAAGCTCATGTAAGTTCATTCCATAACAAGGAAAAGCCTTTTTATTGTGGGGAGTGCAGTGTACAATTTGCAAGGAAAGCTGATTTAAAAATCCACATGCGTATCCATACTGGCGAGCGTCCTTTTGAGTGTGAGCTGTGTGGCAAGAGATTCACATCTAACTCAGGTCTAACAAGCCATAAGAAGACCCACTTCCGGAGCCGGTATCACAAGTGCAGCGACTGTGAGAAGAGTTTTGACACTCCAACTCGGCTCAAGCGCCATGTTGCGCTCTGGCATTCTGGGGACCGTGTCCTCAAGTGCCGAATCTGCAACAAGGAGATTGGGAACAAATCTGAGCTTCGGTCACATATGCAGCTCCACTCCAGTGAACCGTTCCCATGTGTTCGATGTGGTTACGGAACTGACAAGAAGGATTTACTGGCAAACCACATCCAAGAAAATCACCCAGAACTTGTTTCTAAAATGCCTGAGTTATTTGACTCTACTGCCCAGTTCGATCAAGAAGGCAAAACTGTCGACTCTAAGTAA
- the LOC137292586 gene encoding uncharacterized protein isoform X2: MSTDGQYHTITLAGAEEVLADSGNVQMTVQIDTPGRETETVTVSGLTDGYNLESLAQIAEIVVNSSDGSANLISIPEDNATIQNVRLINEQYIAMKNNGDSKPVCVPTEAGERNHVTDDQTHESQNPVLLDQTHGSQNLVSLAQIAELVINQGCLETNDGLNPNIHQLQIGSDANNQPYVLSGLDSNISSVQTVTSSPRKITQMRVPTRKNTTEYIAVPLKKPLPGSSPAGASNYTTTILPDSRNPPQKLPPERNIYSKIKAENGECYMVVLPDSDTLNPTQLRDLLTSYSASHTKSAIGDRSESTEMAIKVEPSEKPMMYSAGSQTSNRKYSKLWPAAIKSSNVVVTEAARRSRQGESVEHRVSGGDKPSKETSGTATDSVVEIVKQKNISDGDLFNNTVKVKIEKRDERADVAVAEDQEGIMIDSIDNCGHEVATVNRRSSSEPCPETRTVTVQTDITSECYINVTPEELSINRRKPRVHTGRKRIYLDDPRPSTDSAQGVQTLVSPFLKRKKLLDLENAFYICGTCESKFSTADELKAHNKEHKLKNVFCPACKRKCSSVKILADHVISHTRCKTFKCSVCTTKTVFRSAEAFKAHVSEHLSVQHFRCGSCGQKFPHVANLRVHMRVHTGEKPFVCDKCPMAFSQKAPLEAHVSSFHNKEKPFYCGECSVQFARKADLKIHMRIHTGERPFECELCGKRFTSNSGLTSHKKTHFRSRYHKCSDCEKSFDTPTRLKRHVALWHSGDRVLKCRICNKEIGNKSELRSHMQLHSSEPFPCVRCGYGTDKKDLLANHIQENHPELVSKMPELFDSTAQFDQEGKTVDSK, encoded by the coding sequence ATGTCCACAGATGGTCAGTATCATACAATCACCCTTGCTGGAGCTGAGGAGGTACTGGCGGACTCTGGAAATGTCCAAATGACGGTCCAGATTGACACACCGGGAAGAGAAACGGAAACTGTGACAGTGTCAGGACTCACTGATGGATATAATCTTGAGTCTCTGGCACAGATTGCAGAAATTGTTGTTAACAGTAGCGACGGCAGTGCTAATCTTATCAGCATCCCGGAAGACAATGCAACCATCCAGAATGTCCGTCTCATCAATGAGCAGTACATTGCTATGAAGAACAATGGAGATAGCAAGCCAGTTTGTGTTCCAACAGAAGCTGGTGAGAGAAACCATGTGACGGATGATCAGACCCATGAATCTCAGAATCCTGTATTGCTTGATCAGACTCATGGATCACAGAACCTCGTGTCACTAGCACAGATCGCGGAGTTGGTAATAAACCAGGGATGTCTGGAGACGAATGATGGTCTTAATCCCAACATCCATCAGTTGCAGATTGGCTCAGATGCCAACAACCAGCCTTATGTCTTATCAGGCCTTGATTCCAACATCAGTAGCGTGCAGACAGTCACATCCTCCCCTAGAAAAATCACACAGATGCGAGTGCCAACTAGAAAAAACACCACGGAATATATTGCGGTTCCACTGAAGAAGCCATTACCAGGTTCATCTCCAGCTGGTGCCAGCAACTACACTACAACCATCCTCCCGGATAGTCGCAACCCTCCACAGAAACTTCCTCCAGAGAGGAACATCTACAGCAAAATCAAGGCTGAGAATGGAGAATGTTACATGGTGGTGCTTCCTGACTCCGACACCCTCAATCCAACTCAGCTGCGTGATCTCCTCACCAGCTACTCAGCCAGTCACACAAAGTCTGCCATAGGAGATCGTTCAGAATCTACCGAGATGGCTATCAAGGTGGAACCGTCAGAGAAACCGATGATGTATTCTGCAGGATCCCAGACATCCAACCGTAAATATTCAAAACTTTGGCCAGCTGCCATCAAATCATCAAATGTGGTTGTCACAGAAGCAGCAAGGCGCTCCCGTCAAGGAGAGAGTGTGGAACATCGAGTGTCTGGCGGAGATAAACCTAGCAAGGAAACATCAGGAACAGCAACCGATTCTGTGGTTGAGATTGTGAAGCAGAAGAACATTTCTGATGGCGACTTGTTTAATAACACCGTGAAGGTGAAGATCGAGAAGCGAGATGAGCGTGCAGATGTTGCTGTTGCGGAAGACCAAGAAGGCATTATGATCGACAGTATTGATAACTGTGGACATGAAGTGGCCACTGTGAACAGGCGGTCTTCCAGTGAACCTTGCCCTGAGACCAGGACTGTCACGGTTCAGACTGACATCACTTCTGAATGCTATATCAATGTGACACCCGAAGAACTCAGTATCAACAGAAGGAAGCCAAGGGTGCATACTGGCAGAAAACGCATATATCTCGATGACCCCAGACCTTCCACAGACTCAGCACAAGGTGTGCAAACTCTGGTATCTCCATTTTTGAAAAGGAAAAAGTTGCTTGATCTGGAAAATGCATTTTATATCTGTGGTACATGTGAGTCAAAGTTCTCAACGGCTGATGAACTCAAGGCTCACAACAAGGAGCACAAGTTAAAGAATGTGTTCTGTCCAGCATGCAAGAGGAAATGTTCCAGTGTGAAGATTCTAGCAGACCATGTGATTTCTCATACTCGCTGTAAGACTTTCAAGTGTAGTGTTTGTACCACAAAGACTGTATTCAGGTCAGCAGAGGCTTTCAAAGCCCATGTCAGTGAACATCTCAGTGTGCAGCACTTCCGATGCGGATCCTGTGGTCAGAAGTTCCCCCATGTTGCCAATCTCCGAGTCCATATGAGAGTACACACTGGTGAAAAACCATTTGTTTGTGATAAATGTCCCATGGCATTTTCCCAAAAGGCACCGCTTGAAGCTCATGTAAGTTCATTCCATAACAAGGAAAAGCCTTTTTATTGTGGGGAGTGCAGTGTACAATTTGCAAGGAAAGCTGATTTAAAAATCCACATGCGTATCCATACTGGCGAGCGTCCTTTTGAGTGTGAGCTGTGTGGCAAGAGATTCACATCTAACTCAGGTCTAACAAGCCATAAGAAGACCCACTTCCGGAGCCGGTATCACAAGTGCAGCGACTGTGAGAAGAGTTTTGACACTCCAACTCGGCTCAAGCGCCATGTTGCGCTCTGGCATTCTGGGGACCGTGTCCTCAAGTGCCGAATCTGCAACAAGGAGATTGGGAACAAATCTGAGCTTCGGTCACATATGCAGCTCCACTCCAGTGAACCGTTCCCATGTGTTCGATGTGGTTACGGAACTGACAAGAAGGATTTACTGGCAAACCACATCCAAGAAAATCACCCAGAACTTGTTTCTAAAATGCCTGAGTTATTTGACTCTACTGCCCAGTTCGATCAAGAAGGCAAAACTGTCGACTCTAAGTAA
- the LOC137292843 gene encoding platelet-activating factor acetylhydrolase IB subunit alpha2-like isoform X1 encodes MNPAAEAQVVEDVHGDGRWMSLHKRFLLEAKEREPEVVFIGDSLIAQLQHMPIWQQMFEPLHCLNFGIGADQTQHVLWRVQNGELDNMEPKVVVLLVGTNNHSHSREQIVGGILEIVSAIQAKQPQAQVVVMGIPPRGENPNSLREKIREINTSLAEDLKDKGNVTFLNIDASWFVNTEGKITHHDMHDYLHMTRRGYQKICEPLLEEIQNLLQTFVKVESTSVETVSMAGELAGDKA; translated from the exons ATGAATCCCGCGGCGGAAGCTCAAGTTGTGGAGGATGTACACGGAGACGGACGCTGGATGAGCTTG CACAAGCGGTTCCTGCTTGAGGCCAAAGAGAGAGAGCCAGAGGTTGTGTTCATCGGAGACTCTCTGATCGCCCAACTGCAACATATGCCG ATTTGGCAGCAGATGTTTGAGCCTCTCCACTGTCTCAACTTTGGTATTGGTGCCGACCAAACTCAGCACGTGTTGTGGCGTGTCCAAAATGGAGAACTGGACAACATGGAGCCCAAG GTGGTAGTGTTGCTGGTTGGTACCAACAACCACAGCCACAGTAGAGAGCAGATAGTTGGTGGAATCCTAGAGATTGTGTCTGCCATACAGGCCAAGCAGCCACAGGCCCAAGTCGTTGTTATG GGCATTCCCCCTCGTGGAGAGAACCCCAACAGCCTCCGGGAAAAGATCCGGGAGATCAACACGAGCCTCGCAGAGGACCTGAAGGATAAAGGGAACGTGACCTTCCTCAACATTGATGCCAGCTGGTTTGTAAATACTGAGGGCAAGATAACACACCACGACATGCACGACTATCTTCACATGACCAGACGTGGATATCAGAAGATCTGTGAACCGCTTCTGgaagagattcagaacctttTGCAAACATTTGTGAAGGTGGAAAGCACATCAGTGGAGACGGTGTCTATGGCTGGAGAGTTGGCTGGCGACAAGGCCTAA